In a single window of the Bufo bufo chromosome 5, aBufBuf1.1, whole genome shotgun sequence genome:
- the LOC121002448 gene encoding uncharacterized protein LOC121002448 — MSHVSDIEDALSIVESAVSERASRSSYRTWTIPKMIAELDKRGIRHSATARKAELYHLLFPEPSTGSTEQIPMSTIQLSLTQLHATINNLSSSICDMNTRLQAVESRDASPAAPSSPAPGPSTSQPSSSGHASSRQNRDSTPGLRLSDPGLDRHLVMAHTLIRKSLSENSTRNYQSGWKAFEVFRHLHPRGNVSETAFIMAFLAYCHKDLHLSFSTIRSYLSGVQHHLMIRQPDSNPIFSSHAIKATLRGIQKCSHKSGPARQPVSGDLFRKLSSSLDGSPFGPFRSCILKAALYLSFYGFLRPGEFTGTSPHNSGPALNQLTRSRERFTFTLPVSKTSQIGPPVHIEYSPTSNSWCPVAVLNGLLTTLGNRAPASPLLPFPSRPLTSSQFVKHIRSLASGFGFNPQAITGHSFRIGAASAASKHGVPAHIIRKMGRWKSSCFSRYIPHPKAEIAAAFSDLVL, encoded by the exons ATGTCTCACGTGTCCGACATCGAGGACGCTCTATCGATCGTGGAGTCTGCGGTATCGGAACGGGCAAGTCGCTCTTCTTACCGGACTTGGACCATCCCCAAGATGATTGCCGAGCTGGACAAGCGAGGAATCCGCCATTCGGCCACAGCCCGAAAGGCCGAATTATATCACCTATTGTTTCCTGAGCCATCCACAGGGTCCACGGAGCAGATCCCCATGTCGACCATACAGCTGTCACTAACGCAGCTACACGCCACGATAAACAATTTGTCCAGTTCCATCTGTGACATGAACACCAGGCTCCAGGCAGTCGAAAGCAGGGACGCTTCACCTGCCGCACCCTCCAGTCCCGCCCCTGGTCCTTCCACTTCCCAGCCATCTTCCTCAG gtcatgcctcAAGCCGACAGAATCGGGATTCCACCCCCGGACTTCGGCTCTCTGATCCTGGACTAGACAGGCACCTAGTCATGGCTCATACTCTCATCCGCAAGTCCCTGTCCGAAAACTCCACAAGGAACTACCAGTCGGGTTGGAAAGCTTTCGAGGTATTTCGTCACCTTCACCCCAGGGGCAACGTAAGCGAAACCGCTTTCATCatggctttcctggcatactgccacaaggaCCTACACCTCTCCTTCAGCACCATCAGATCGTATCTGTCAGGAGTCCAGCATCACCTCATGATCCGTCAGCCAGACAGCAACCCTATCTTTTCTTCCCACGCCATCAAAGCCACACTGCGGGGTATTCAAAAATGCTCTCACAAATCCGGACCCGCCAGGCAACCCGTCTCAGGGGACCTGTTCAGGAAACTCTCATCCTCCCTAGACGGCAGTCcttttggccctttcagaagctgcattctcaaaGCCGCCCTCTACCTAAGCTTCTACGGCTTTctccggcccggggaattcaccggcACCTCTCCTCACAACTCAGGCCCGGCGCTAAACCAACTCACCCGTAGTCGCGAGCGTTTCACCTtcaccttgccagtctccaaAACCTCACAAATCGGGCCCCCAGTGCACATAGAATACTCCCCGACTTCCAACTCCTGGTGTCCCGTGGCCGTCCTCAACGGGTTACTCACCACACTGGGCAATCGGGCTCCCGCcagccctctccttcctttcccgTCACGACCTCTCACGTCCTCGCAGTTTGTCAAACACATTCGCAGCCTCGCGTCCGGGTTTGGGTTCAACCCCCAGGCCATCACGGGCCATTCATTCCGGATCGGAGCCGCCTCCGCCGCCTCCAAACATGGGGTCCCGGCCCATATCATCCGTAAGATGGGCCGCTGGAAGTCCTCTTGCTTCTCACGATACATCCCGCACCCGAAAGCCGAAATCGCTGCGGCTTTCTCTGACTTAGTTCTGTAG